From one Haloferax marinisediminis genomic stretch:
- a CDS encoding ATP-dependent DNA helicase, whose amino-acid sequence MAHANGPRDDDNDSERAWRFFPYDEPYPNQEAAMSGISDALDDERNVLLEGATGTGKTISALVPALEYAREHDKTVVITTNVHQQMRQFIEDARAITRREPIRAVVFRGKSSMCHIDVGFQECQTLRDTTRSIVEKESDKSELSEQAQTLLDRMREGESGAGEARTAVTNELDAIDDELEQLKEGNYCDHYYNNLTQNTDEFFQWLFDDVRTPDEIFEHAGRQDLCGYELLKEGMEGVDLVVCNYHHLLDPMIREQFFRWLDREADDIITVFDEAHNIEGAARDHASRALTENTLESAMNELVDVDDSRAESARNVVGAFLDALRESYDEAFGFGEREQVGENWYDLSIASQGRRDDLTMEFLRSYEGRGIDVEVELALQLGKRLDEQYEDEYKNGEATTRKECQTLQAANFIADWMEMGDELGRHPMLSVRRDGGTEEIYGRAELYTCIPRDVTRELFNEVHASILMSATLRPFDVTEQTLGLEKPVTMAYGLEYPEENRRTFAVSLPALFSSERDNPATQETIEQLLVDAARFTPGNTLVFFPSYAEAERYHERLRANPMADFDFFLDEPGVRAEEARQEFVGKDDAILLTSLWGTLAEGVSFDGDDARTVVVVGVPYPHLSERLEAVQDAYDRIYRGKKEAGWRYAVEIPTIRKTRQALGRVIRAPDDFGVRILADKRYTRESSSMGKYGVRGSFPVEERAELVDIAPEKLKFAMLNFYNDHDAYDGDPPRP is encoded by the coding sequence GTGGCCCACGCGAACGGTCCCCGCGACGACGATAACGACTCGGAGAGAGCGTGGCGCTTCTTCCCGTACGACGAACCGTACCCGAATCAGGAGGCGGCGATGTCCGGTATTTCGGACGCCCTCGACGACGAGCGCAACGTCCTCCTCGAAGGTGCGACTGGGACGGGAAAGACCATCTCGGCACTCGTCCCGGCGCTGGAGTACGCCCGTGAACACGACAAGACGGTGGTCATCACCACGAACGTCCACCAGCAGATGCGGCAGTTCATCGAAGACGCCCGCGCCATCACCCGACGCGAACCCATCCGAGCGGTGGTGTTCCGCGGCAAGTCCTCGATGTGCCACATCGACGTGGGGTTTCAGGAGTGCCAGACCCTCCGCGACACGACAAGAAGCATCGTCGAAAAGGAGTCCGACAAGTCTGAACTCTCAGAACAGGCCCAGACGCTCCTCGACCGGATGCGTGAGGGCGAGTCGGGTGCTGGTGAGGCCAGAACTGCCGTCACGAACGAACTCGACGCCATCGACGACGAGTTAGAACAGTTGAAAGAGGGCAACTACTGCGACCACTACTACAACAACCTCACGCAGAACACCGACGAGTTCTTCCAGTGGTTGTTCGACGACGTGCGGACGCCCGACGAGATTTTCGAACACGCCGGGCGACAGGACCTCTGTGGCTACGAACTGCTGAAAGAGGGGATGGAAGGTGTCGACCTCGTGGTCTGTAACTACCACCACCTGCTCGACCCGATGATTCGCGAGCAGTTCTTCCGGTGGTTAGACCGCGAGGCCGACGACATCATCACCGTCTTCGACGAGGCGCACAACATCGAGGGGGCGGCGCGTGACCACGCCAGCCGCGCCCTCACCGAGAACACCCTCGAAAGCGCGATGAACGAGTTGGTGGACGTAGACGACTCGCGCGCCGAGAGCGCCCGCAACGTCGTCGGGGCGTTCCTCGACGCACTCCGCGAGAGCTACGACGAAGCGTTCGGGTTCGGCGAACGCGAACAGGTCGGCGAGAACTGGTACGACCTCTCTATCGCCAGCCAAGGCCGCAGAGACGACCTGACGATGGAGTTCCTCCGGTCGTACGAGGGGCGCGGCATCGACGTGGAAGTCGAACTCGCCTTGCAGTTGGGCAAACGCCTCGACGAGCAGTACGAAGACGAGTACAAGAACGGCGAGGCGACGACGCGGAAAGAGTGTCAGACCCTGCAGGCGGCGAACTTCATCGCCGACTGGATGGAGATGGGTGACGAACTCGGCCGCCATCCCATGCTGTCGGTGCGGCGTGACGGCGGCACCGAGGAGATATACGGCCGTGCCGAACTCTACACCTGTATCCCTCGGGACGTGACCCGCGAGTTGTTCAACGAGGTCCACGCGAGTATTCTGATGTCGGCGACGCTGCGGCCGTTCGACGTGACAGAACAGACACTCGGCCTCGAAAAACCCGTGACGATGGCCTACGGGCTCGAATATCCCGAGGAGAACCGACGGACGTTCGCCGTCTCGTTGCCGGCGCTGTTCTCGTCGGAACGCGACAATCCAGCGACCCAAGAGACCATCGAGCAGTTGCTGGTCGACGCGGCCCGCTTCACACCGGGGAACACGCTCGTGTTCTTCCCCTCGTACGCGGAAGCAGAGCGCTACCACGAGCGACTCAGGGCGAATCCGATGGCCGACTTCGACTTCTTCCTCGACGAACCGGGCGTCCGCGCTGAGGAAGCACGACAGGAGTTCGTCGGCAAAGACGACGCTATCCTCCTCACGTCGCTGTGGGGAACACTCGCCGAAGGGGTGAGTTTCGACGGCGACGACGCGCGAACCGTCGTCGTCGTGGGCGTTCCGTATCCGCACCTCTCCGAACGATTGGAGGCAGTTCAAGACGCCTACGACCGCATCTATCGCGGCAAGAAAGAAGCAGGGTGGCGCTACGCCGTCGAGATTCCGACCATCCGCAAGACCAGACAGGCACTCGGGCGCGTCATCCGTGCGCCCGACGACTTCGGTGTGCGCATCCTCGCCGACAAACGCTACACGCGCGAGAGTTCGTCGATGGGCAAGTACGG